The following are encoded together in the Proteiniphilum saccharofermentans genome:
- a CDS encoding class II fructose-bisphosphate aldolase, translating to MVSYKELGLVNSRELFKKAVDGGYAIPAFNFNNMEQLQAIISACVETKSPVILQVSSGARKYANQTLLRYMAQGAVQYAKELGYEIPIVLHLDHGDSFELCKDCIESGFSSVMIDGSHLPYEENIALTKKVVEYAHQHDVTVEGELGVLAGIEDDVQAEHHTYTEPDEVVDFVTRTGVDSLAISIGTSHGAFKFTPEQCTRNEHGVLVPPPLRFDILEEIEKRIPGFPIVLHGSSSVPQQYVETINKYGGKLDDSIGIPEEQLRKAAKSAVCKINIDSDGRLAMTAAVREVFATKPAEFDPRKYLGPAREELKKLYMHKTESVLGSAGKA from the coding sequence ATGGTAAGTTATAAAGAATTGGGTCTTGTAAACTCAAGAGAGCTGTTTAAGAAAGCAGTAGACGGCGGCTATGCTATTCCTGCTTTCAATTTCAACAACATGGAACAACTTCAGGCTATTATTTCGGCCTGTGTTGAAACAAAGTCTCCTGTAATCCTGCAGGTATCGAGCGGCGCACGTAAATACGCCAATCAGACATTATTGCGTTACATGGCTCAGGGGGCCGTACAATATGCAAAAGAACTGGGATATGAAATTCCTATCGTGCTCCATCTCGACCATGGCGACAGCTTTGAGCTTTGCAAGGATTGTATAGAGAGTGGTTTCTCTTCTGTGATGATCGACGGATCACATCTTCCTTATGAAGAAAACATCGCCCTGACAAAGAAAGTGGTTGAGTATGCCCACCAACACGATGTAACCGTGGAAGGAGAACTCGGCGTATTGGCAGGTATTGAAGACGATGTACAGGCAGAACACCATACTTATACCGAACCCGATGAAGTAGTGGATTTTGTGACACGTACCGGTGTTGACTCTTTGGCCATCTCCATAGGTACTTCACACGGTGCTTTCAAGTTCACTCCTGAACAATGCACCCGCAACGAACATGGTGTACTGGTTCCGCCCCCATTGCGTTTCGATATCCTCGAAGAAATTGAAAAACGGATCCCCGGATTCCCCATCGTTCTCCACGGATCTTCTTCCGTTCCCCAGCAATATGTGGAAACTATCAACAAATACGGAGGAAAACTGGACGATTCAATCGGTATCCCGGAAGAACAATTGCGCAAAGCTGCCAAATCGGCTGTTTGCAAGATCAATATCGACTCCGACGGACGTCTGGCCATGACTGCAGCCGTACGTGAAGTGTTTGCTACCAAACCGGCTGAATTTGACCCGCGTAAATACCTCGGCCCGGCACGTGAAGAGTTGAAGAAACTCTATATGCACAAGACTGAAAGTGTATTGGGAAGCGCCGGAAAAGCGTGA
- a CDS encoding cytochrome ubiquinol oxidase subunit I yields MDLLSVSTVNWSRAQFALTAGYHWIFVPLTIGLALIMALMETMYVRTGDEKWKQVTKFWQKIFGINFAIGVATGIILEFQFGTNWSNYSWFVGDIFGAPLAIEGIVAFFMEATFISVMFFGWNRVSKKMHLASTWLVFAGATLSAFWILVANAWMQYPVGMEFNPETVRNEMVDFWAVVLSPVAYNKFLHAIFSGWAIGAGFVAGVSAWYLLKKRHIDFALKSAKVGGIVGVVAFVMLAVTGDGSAYEVSQKQPMKLAAMEGLYEGKEGAGLVAIGMLNPAKQSYDDGVDSYIFKLEIPKLLSFLGYRNLNAFVPGIKDIVDGGYTLQDGTTALSFEERKARGEKAIQALADYQTAIAEGRDADAANHEIILRENYAHFGYGYLETGKDLVPDVPLTFYTFHLMVVIGLYSILFFAILLYFIYKKDLRDTKWLLYVALWSIPLPFIAGQAGWIVAEVGRQPWTIQDILPVQLAASAVSPGNIITTFIIFTVLFTGMLIAEAAIMVKQIKKGPDPLPGEEA; encoded by the coding sequence ATGGATCTATTAAGTGTGTCTACAGTCAATTGGTCGAGAGCTCAATTCGCTCTTACTGCCGGCTATCACTGGATATTTGTCCCGCTCACTATTGGGTTGGCACTTATTATGGCCCTCATGGAAACCATGTATGTGAGGACGGGAGATGAAAAATGGAAACAAGTTACCAAGTTCTGGCAAAAAATCTTCGGTATCAACTTTGCGATTGGAGTGGCTACAGGTATTATCCTGGAGTTCCAGTTCGGTACCAACTGGTCGAATTACAGTTGGTTCGTGGGGGATATCTTTGGAGCTCCCCTTGCCATTGAAGGGATCGTTGCTTTCTTTATGGAAGCCACATTTATCTCTGTCATGTTCTTTGGATGGAACAGGGTAAGCAAGAAAATGCATCTTGCCTCCACTTGGTTAGTGTTTGCCGGGGCTACGTTGTCGGCATTCTGGATTCTGGTGGCCAATGCCTGGATGCAATATCCTGTCGGAATGGAGTTTAATCCCGAGACAGTACGGAATGAAATGGTTGATTTCTGGGCTGTAGTCCTTTCGCCGGTAGCATATAATAAATTCCTGCATGCCATCTTCTCCGGATGGGCAATCGGAGCCGGTTTTGTGGCAGGCGTCTCTGCGTGGTACCTGTTGAAAAAACGGCATATAGATTTTGCCCTGAAAAGTGCAAAGGTAGGAGGCATAGTAGGGGTGGTCGCTTTTGTGATGCTGGCAGTTACCGGTGACGGCTCCGCCTATGAAGTGTCACAGAAGCAGCCGATGAAGCTGGCCGCCATGGAGGGTCTTTATGAAGGGAAAGAGGGTGCCGGTTTGGTGGCAATAGGAATGTTGAATCCAGCCAAACAATCGTATGACGATGGAGTGGATTCTTATATTTTTAAGTTGGAGATACCTAAACTGTTATCGTTCCTTGGATACAGGAACCTGAACGCTTTCGTACCCGGGATCAAAGATATTGTAGATGGAGGCTATACCCTTCAGGACGGAACTACCGCCCTCTCTTTTGAAGAGAGAAAAGCCCGGGGAGAAAAAGCTATCCAGGCACTGGCCGATTATCAGACCGCCATAGCGGAAGGACGTGATGCCGATGCAGCCAATCATGAGATTATTCTCAGGGAGAATTATGCGCATTTCGGTTACGGTTACCTCGAAACAGGGAAAGATCTGGTACCCGATGTACCTCTTACATTCTATACTTTCCACTTGATGGTGGTCATAGGACTTTATTCTATCCTGTTCTTCGCGATCCTTCTCTATTTTATCTACAAGAAAGATTTGCGTGACACAAAATGGTTGCTATATGTGGCATTGTGGAGTATACCTCTGCCCTTTATCGCCGGCCAGGCAGGATGGATAGTGGCAGAAGTGGGCCGCCAGCCATGGACTATCCAGGATATTCTTCCGGTACAACTGGCTGCGTCCGCAGTATCCCCGGGCAATATTATTACTACCTTTATCATTTTTACGGTATTGTTTACGGGAATGTTAATCGCAGAAGCGGCTATTATGGTAAAACAGATCAAAAAAGGCCCGGATCCCCTTCCCGGGGAAGAGGCCTGA
- the rsmG gene encoding 16S rRNA (guanine(527)-N(7))-methyltransferase RsmG: MSRFKVKSLETYFPSLTEKQKQQFEALPDLYSDWNAKINVISRKDIHNLYPHHVLHSLAIARYIRFTPGSTIMDVGTGGGFPGIPLAIFFPEVQFVLLDSIGKKVKVAKEISETIGLKNVETVHARVEEEKRKYHFIVSRAVMPLPELVRISRKNISREQINALPNGIICLKGGDLSAELHPYRKAAELVSLSDYFSEPFFQTKKLVYLPLS, translated from the coding sequence ATTAGCCGATTTAAAGTGAAAAGTCTCGAAACCTATTTTCCGTCGCTTACTGAGAAGCAGAAACAGCAGTTTGAAGCACTGCCTGATCTTTATTCCGACTGGAATGCCAAAATCAATGTAATTTCCCGCAAGGATATCCATAATCTCTATCCGCATCACGTACTGCACTCGTTGGCTATTGCCCGGTATATCCGTTTTACCCCGGGATCTACCATTATGGATGTAGGCACGGGTGGAGGCTTTCCCGGTATTCCGTTGGCTATTTTCTTTCCCGAAGTGCAGTTTGTACTGCTTGACAGTATCGGAAAGAAAGTGAAGGTTGCGAAAGAGATATCCGAAACAATAGGATTGAAGAACGTAGAAACAGTGCATGCCCGGGTCGAAGAGGAAAAAAGGAAATACCATTTTATTGTGAGCAGGGCGGTAATGCCTCTGCCCGAACTGGTCAGGATTTCCCGTAAAAATATCTCACGGGAACAGATCAACGCTTTACCCAATGGAATTATTTGCCTGAAGGGGGGGGATCTTTCGGCTGAGTTGCATCCTTACCGGAAGGCCGCTGAGCTGGTATCTCTTTCAGATTACTTCTCCGAACCTTTTTTTCAGACAAAAAAGCTGGTCTATCTGCCGTTAAGTTAA
- a CDS encoding RsiV family protein has translation MGIHHRMSVVLLFMLTLSFFISCNQQSGRSMFRAENNVEFDTVSLVARHHLDGDTANPYCNIEVDFIYPVSSGKMNLDMLQQFFIRNTFGAPYDTLSPPDAVQAYIRNYIENYTADAGTYRESADEIRELNSLISGIDVSDSEHYTEDFFYSYYESISDSIVYNYHEVLSFQVKQSNNKGGAASYDSYRNYVLNLNTGRQVTENDIFNAGYDTALQRLIITSLLEQANAGSVEELEDLGFFGVREIVPNQNFLLDDKGIIYTYNKGEYSAYQLDAPQVFIPYEMIFPLLRENSVAAKLADLK, from the coding sequence ATGGGGATACATCATAGAATGTCGGTTGTCTTGCTGTTCATGCTAACGCTGTCGTTTTTCATTTCCTGCAACCAGCAGAGTGGACGTAGTATGTTCAGGGCGGAGAATAACGTTGAGTTCGATACGGTCAGTCTGGTTGCCCGGCACCATCTCGACGGGGATACGGCAAATCCTTATTGTAATATAGAAGTGGATTTTATTTATCCTGTCAGCAGTGGTAAAATGAACCTGGATATGTTACAACAGTTCTTTATCAGGAATACTTTTGGTGCACCGTATGATACTTTGTCCCCTCCGGACGCTGTGCAGGCGTATATAAGAAATTATATAGAGAACTATACCGCCGATGCAGGGACATATCGGGAGAGCGCAGATGAAATCCGTGAACTGAACAGCCTTATCTCCGGCATCGATGTTTCCGACAGCGAACATTACACCGAAGATTTCTTCTATTCCTATTATGAGAGCATTTCTGATTCTATTGTCTACAATTATCATGAAGTTCTTTCATTTCAGGTGAAACAATCCAATAACAAGGGTGGGGCGGCTTCTTACGACTCCTACCGTAATTATGTTTTAAATCTGAATACAGGCAGGCAGGTTACCGAGAATGATATTTTCAACGCCGGCTATGATACGGCCCTTCAGCGGCTGATTATCACGTCTTTATTGGAACAGGCTAATGCCGGGAGCGTGGAGGAACTGGAGGATCTTGGTTTTTTCGGTGTAAGGGAGATTGTGCCTAACCAGAATTTCCTGCTGGACGACAAAGGAATCATTTATACATATAACAAGGGTGAATATTCGGCATATCAATTGGATGCTCCCCAGGTATTTATCCCGTATGAAATGATATTCCCCCTGTTGAGGGAAAACAGCGTTGCAGCTAAATTAGCCGATTTAAAGTGA
- a CDS encoding MBL fold metallo-hydrolase codes for MNIKTFEFNPLGVNTYVLSDETRECVVIDPAPFYSEEKELLLSYLRSNNLKVRHILNTHLHFDHIFGVNLLASQFDVRVQCHPDDLFLLEDIAGQMQVFGLPGSNADFKPEIGNYLNEGDIVAFGNQSLRVFHTPGHSPGSVAFYHETEGCVFGGDLLFYSGVGRTDLPRGSYEDLVNSIETKMFTLPNNTVVYSGHGPATTIGFEKKNNPFVGQ; via the coding sequence ATGAATATAAAAACATTTGAATTTAATCCGTTGGGAGTGAATACTTATGTATTATCCGACGAGACCAGGGAGTGTGTGGTAATCGATCCGGCTCCTTTTTATTCTGAAGAAAAGGAACTCTTACTCAGTTACCTTAGAAGTAATAATCTTAAAGTGAGGCATATACTGAACACGCACCTGCATTTTGACCATATCTTTGGGGTTAATCTGCTCGCCTCTCAATTCGATGTTAGGGTGCAATGCCATCCCGACGATCTCTTCCTGTTGGAAGATATAGCCGGCCAAATGCAAGTTTTCGGGCTGCCCGGTAGCAATGCAGATTTTAAGCCGGAGATCGGTAATTATCTGAATGAAGGGGATATAGTTGCTTTCGGAAATCAATCGCTTAGGGTATTTCATACCCCGGGACATTCGCCCGGCAGTGTGGCATTCTATCATGAAACAGAGGGTTGTGTATTCGGTGGGGATTTGCTCTTTTATTCCGGTGTAGGGAGGACAGACCTACCGAGGGGAAGCTATGAGGATTTGGTAAACAGCATAGAAACCAAGATGTTTACTCTCCCCAACAATACAGTGGTTTATTCTGGACACGGCCCTGCCACTACCATTGGATTTGAGAAAAAGAATAATCCCTTCGTCGGGCAATAA
- the gcvP gene encoding aminomethyl-transferring glycine dehydrogenase yields MKMEQFKNRHIGIAEADKQKMLEAIDLSSMDELIDQTIPSDIRLKEPLSLPKALSEQEYAEEIAHIASLNDIYTSYIGMGWYDTVTPAVIYRNVFENPVWYTSYTPYQAEISQGRLEALLNFQTVVSELTALPLANSSLLDEATAAAEAATMMYGLRSREQVKNGVETLFVDENTFPQTLAVLKTRMYYAGIEVVVGDYKTVTFDKPFFGAIIQYPNGNGNVEDYTDFTERAHKAECKVAVATDLMALAILTPPGEWGADIAFGSSQRFGIPMFYGGPSAAFFATRDEYKRSMPGRIIGISKDAYGREALRMALQTREQHIKREKATSNICTAQALLATMSSFYAVYHGPEGLRNIARRIHSIATHVSEELKGMGYKQLNNSYFDTLKISLPEGISMQDIRDNTEMRHINLRYFESGEVGISIDETTNVYRVHELLAAFAMTAGSSKEYLLEELPVKSGLKESQLRKSGFLAHPTFNSYHTETELMRYIKRLERKDISLAHSMISLGSCTMKLNAASELLPLGLAGFQRIHPFAPLEQVSGYTQMITELEEMLAEITGFAATSLQPNSGAAGEYAGLITIASYLESNGEGHRKVVLIPASAHGTNPASAVQAGFKPVTVASDANGNVDMGDLRVKVEQYRENLAAYMITYPSTHGIFETEIREMCRLIHEAGGQVYMDGANMNAQVGLTNPGTIGADVCHLNLHKTFAIPHGGGGPGVGPICVAEHLVPFLPGHPVTMSTDKNTVSGAAYGSAGVTEITYAYIRMMGAEGLKEATEAAILSANYVAEKLKDSYGIVYRGARGRVGHELILECRSLKEVSGITETDIAKRLIDYGYHAPTLSFPVHGTLMIEPTESESLAELDRFVSVMNQIHEEIIEVSRGEYTAEDNVLVNAPHPQYEVTADDWDHAYPRSKAAYPLPFVAENKFWVNVARVDNAYGDRNLVSCLCQQ; encoded by the coding sequence ATAAAAATGGAACAATTTAAAAACCGACATATCGGTATTGCCGAGGCCGATAAACAGAAAATGCTCGAAGCAATCGATCTTTCTTCCATGGATGAGCTGATCGACCAGACAATTCCGTCAGATATCCGTTTGAAGGAGCCTCTTTCTTTGCCGAAAGCATTGTCGGAGCAGGAATATGCCGAAGAGATAGCCCATATTGCATCTCTGAATGATATCTATACTTCCTATATCGGAATGGGGTGGTATGATACCGTTACTCCCGCAGTGATCTACCGTAATGTCTTTGAAAATCCGGTATGGTACACTTCTTATACCCCTTATCAGGCTGAGATTTCACAGGGACGTCTGGAGGCATTGCTAAACTTCCAAACGGTGGTGAGCGAACTTACCGCACTGCCGCTGGCCAACAGTTCCCTGTTGGACGAGGCTACCGCCGCTGCTGAGGCGGCCACCATGATGTATGGTCTTCGTAGCCGTGAACAAGTGAAAAACGGAGTTGAAACGCTGTTTGTGGATGAGAATACCTTTCCCCAAACATTGGCAGTGCTTAAGACGAGAATGTATTATGCAGGAATAGAGGTTGTTGTCGGTGATTATAAAACTGTTACTTTCGATAAGCCATTCTTTGGAGCAATCATCCAATATCCCAATGGTAACGGGAATGTGGAGGATTATACCGACTTCACTGAAAGGGCGCATAAGGCTGAATGCAAAGTGGCTGTGGCTACCGATCTGATGGCATTGGCAATACTCACCCCTCCGGGTGAATGGGGGGCCGACATTGCTTTCGGAAGCAGCCAGCGTTTCGGTATCCCTATGTTTTACGGAGGACCGTCCGCCGCATTCTTCGCTACTCGTGATGAGTACAAACGCTCCATGCCGGGACGTATCATAGGCATTTCCAAAGATGCGTATGGCAGGGAAGCGCTTCGTATGGCACTGCAGACACGCGAGCAGCATATCAAGCGTGAAAAAGCCACCTCCAATATTTGTACGGCGCAGGCTTTGCTGGCTACCATGTCTTCATTCTATGCGGTCTATCATGGCCCGGAAGGACTCAGGAATATTGCCCGCCGTATACATTCCATCGCCACCCATGTGAGTGAGGAATTAAAGGGGATGGGGTATAAGCAATTAAACAACAGCTATTTCGATACGCTTAAGATCAGTTTGCCGGAAGGTATATCTATGCAGGATATCCGTGATAATACGGAGATGCGCCATATCAACCTGCGTTACTTCGAAAGCGGTGAAGTGGGAATCAGCATCGACGAGACCACTAATGTGTACCGGGTACATGAATTGTTGGCCGCATTCGCCATGACTGCAGGCAGTTCGAAAGAGTATTTGCTCGAAGAGTTGCCCGTAAAGAGCGGTTTGAAGGAATCTCAACTCAGGAAATCCGGTTTCCTTGCTCATCCCACTTTCAACAGCTATCATACTGAGACAGAGCTGATGCGTTATATCAAGCGGCTCGAACGGAAAGATATCTCACTGGCACATTCCATGATCTCGCTTGGCTCATGTACCATGAAACTGAATGCGGCTTCTGAATTGCTACCGTTGGGACTTGCGGGATTTCAGCGTATTCATCCGTTTGCACCCTTAGAACAGGTGTCAGGATATACGCAAATGATCACTGAACTGGAAGAGATGTTGGCGGAGATCACAGGATTTGCCGCAACCAGCCTCCAACCCAATTCGGGGGCAGCAGGTGAATACGCGGGGCTGATCACTATTGCCAGTTACCTTGAGAGTAACGGTGAAGGGCATCGCAAGGTGGTGCTTATCCCGGCATCGGCGCATGGAACCAATCCCGCCAGTGCAGTACAGGCCGGATTCAAGCCGGTAACGGTTGCCAGCGATGCCAACGGGAATGTCGATATGGGTGATCTGCGGGTCAAGGTAGAGCAGTACAGGGAGAACCTGGCAGCCTATATGATCACCTATCCGTCGACGCACGGCATCTTCGAGACAGAAATCAGGGAGATGTGCCGCCTGATACACGAAGCGGGCGGACAGGTCTATATGGACGGCGCCAATATGAATGCGCAGGTGGGGTTGACCAATCCCGGTACTATCGGCGCTGATGTATGCCATCTCAACCTGCACAAAACGTTCGCCATCCCTCATGGAGGAGGAGGTCCCGGCGTAGGGCCTATCTGCGTGGCCGAACATCTTGTACCTTTCCTGCCCGGACATCCGGTGACTATGTCGACCGACAAAAATACTGTTTCGGGAGCGGCTTACGGTAGTGCGGGTGTGACAGAAATCACCTATGCCTATATCCGTATGATGGGAGCTGAAGGACTGAAAGAAGCTACTGAAGCCGCTATCCTTAGCGCGAATTATGTGGCGGAGAAACTGAAGGACTCTTATGGTATTGTATATCGTGGTGCCAGAGGCAGAGTAGGACATGAACTTATCCTTGAGTGCCGTAGCCTGAAAGAGGTATCCGGCATTACCGAGACCGATATAGCCAAGCGTCTGATCGATTACGGTTATCATGCCCCTACGCTCTCTTTCCCCGTACATGGGACACTGATGATAGAACCGACTGAAAGTGAGAGCCTGGCCGAGTTGGACCGTTTCGTGTCTGTGATGAACCAGATCCACGAAGAGATCATAGAGGTGTCGCGTGGTGAGTATACAGCGGAAGACAATGTGTTGGTGAATGCACCACATCCGCAGTAT
- the cydB gene encoding cytochrome d ubiquinol oxidase subunit II has protein sequence MITYDFLQKYWWFVMSLLGGLLVFLMFVQGGQSMLNSLSKKEDEKKLLINALGRKWEYTFTTLVTFGGAFFASFPLFYSTSFGGAYWAWMILLFCFVLQAISYEYQSKPGNIFGPKTYRAFLFLNGVLGTFLLGVVVSSFFTGSEFTVGKGNIAGLGASGFTISQWQNPLHGLELLADVRNLSLGLAVLFLARTMASLFFVNRLDHEVLEARSRKFTLYNGVPFVVFFLVFLIWTLVAEGYAVNPETKVIYMEKMKYLHNFIEMPIVLVLFVLGVLSVLYGIFNTVFNKGFKKGVWFAGAGAIVTVTMLLLVAGYNNTAYYPSSVDLQSSLTLQNSSSSYFTLSAMAVVSLLVPFVIAYIFYAWRALEKKKLSLDDLESDGHAY, from the coding sequence ATGATAACATACGACTTTCTACAAAAATACTGGTGGTTTGTAATGTCGCTTCTTGGCGGATTACTGGTGTTCCTGATGTTTGTGCAGGGAGGCCAGTCCATGTTGAACTCCCTTTCGAAGAAAGAGGATGAGAAGAAGCTTCTGATCAACGCACTCGGACGCAAATGGGAATATACCTTTACCACGCTGGTCACTTTCGGGGGTGCCTTTTTTGCATCGTTTCCACTCTTCTATTCGACCAGCTTCGGAGGTGCCTATTGGGCATGGATGATTCTACTTTTCTGCTTCGTATTGCAGGCTATATCCTATGAATACCAGTCCAAGCCGGGGAATATCTTTGGCCCGAAGACCTATCGCGCATTCCTGTTCCTGAATGGTGTGTTGGGCACATTTTTGTTAGGTGTGGTGGTCTCCTCTTTCTTCACCGGGTCAGAGTTTACCGTGGGTAAAGGCAATATTGCCGGGCTGGGTGCCTCAGGCTTTACCATCAGCCAGTGGCAGAACCCGCTTCACGGGCTTGAGCTGTTGGCAGATGTAAGAAATCTGAGTCTCGGGTTGGCGGTACTCTTCCTTGCCCGTACCATGGCAAGCCTCTTTTTTGTAAACCGGCTCGACCATGAAGTACTCGAAGCGAGATCGCGCAAATTTACTTTGTATAATGGGGTACCTTTTGTGGTTTTCTTCCTTGTCTTTTTGATCTGGACGCTGGTCGCTGAAGGTTATGCTGTCAATCCAGAAACAAAAGTGATATATATGGAGAAGATGAAATACCTTCATAATTTCATCGAGATGCCGATCGTATTGGTACTCTTTGTGCTGGGAGTATTGTCTGTCCTGTATGGTATTTTCAATACGGTTTTCAATAAAGGGTTTAAGAAAGGAGTCTGGTTCGCCGGTGCAGGTGCTATCGTGACTGTGACTATGCTTCTGCTGGTGGCCGGTTATAACAATACTGCCTATTATCCCTCATCGGTTGATCTGCAGAGTTCACTTACCCTGCAAAACTCTTCTTCGAGCTATTTTACGCTTTCGGCTATGGCGGTAGTTTCACTTCTCGTGCCGTTCGTGATTGCCTATATATTCTATGCCTGGAGGGCGTTGGAGAAAAAGAAACTGAGCCTGGATGACCTGGAATCCGACGGACATGCTTACTGA
- the ald gene encoding alanine dehydrogenase gives MIVGIPKEIKVKEGRIAMTPDGVLELTGRGHKVYVQKGAGIKSNLSDESYVKAGAVILDRIEDVYGIADVIVKVKEPIESEYHLIKRDQVVFTYFHFASDKKLTEAMISSGAVCIAYETVMNDKDGSLPLLTPMSEVAGRLSVQEGAKYLEKPQGGKGILLGGVPGVKPAEVVIIGGGVVGHNAALMAAGLGANIKLLDINLNRLRYLSEILPPNVDTLYSTEMSIAESIKTADLVIGATLLVGARAPHLVKREMLKEMEPGTVMVDVSVDQGGCFETTHPTTHADPVFDVDGIVHYCVANMPGAVPITSTRALTNATLPYVIKLVEMGWEGACRQYQDLRYGLNIIKGDVVFKNVADSLDLPYTPLEL, from the coding sequence ATGATCGTAGGAATACCCAAAGAAATTAAAGTCAAAGAAGGAAGAATAGCCATGACGCCTGATGGTGTTTTGGAACTTACCGGTCGAGGACACAAAGTTTACGTGCAGAAAGGCGCCGGCATCAAAAGTAACCTGTCGGATGAGAGCTATGTAAAAGCCGGAGCTGTCATCCTTGACCGTATTGAAGATGTGTATGGGATTGCGGATGTGATCGTGAAAGTGAAAGAACCGATAGAAAGCGAATATCATCTGATAAAAAGGGATCAGGTGGTATTTACCTATTTTCACTTTGCATCCGACAAAAAACTCACTGAAGCCATGATTTCGAGCGGAGCTGTCTGCATTGCCTATGAAACGGTAATGAATGACAAAGACGGGTCACTGCCGTTGCTTACACCCATGAGCGAGGTGGCCGGCCGTTTATCTGTCCAGGAGGGTGCCAAATATCTGGAAAAGCCGCAGGGTGGCAAGGGTATTTTGCTAGGGGGCGTACCTGGCGTGAAACCGGCCGAAGTAGTGATCATCGGTGGTGGAGTGGTCGGACATAATGCCGCCCTGATGGCTGCCGGATTGGGAGCAAATATAAAACTACTCGATATTAACCTGAACCGTCTTCGGTATTTGTCGGAAATCCTTCCTCCAAACGTAGATACCCTTTACTCCACAGAGATGTCGATTGCGGAGTCGATCAAAACCGCCGACTTGGTGATCGGTGCTACCTTATTGGTGGGTGCCAGGGCTCCGCACCTGGTAAAGCGGGAAATGCTCAAAGAAATGGAGCCAGGCACGGTAATGGTAGATGTTTCCGTAGATCAGGGCGGATGTTTCGAAACTACACATCCTACCACACATGCCGATCCAGTTTTTGATGTGGATGGCATCGTTCACTATTGTGTTGCCAATATGCCCGGAGCCGTTCCCATTACATCTACACGCGCACTTACCAATGCCACGCTGCCTTATGTGATAAAGCTTGTTGAGATGGGATGGGAAGGAGCTTGCAGGCAATATCAGGATTTACGCTACGGATTGAATATAATAAAAGGGGATGTGGTGTTTAAAAATGTGGCCGACTCGCTGGATTTGCCTTACACGCCATTGGAATTATAA
- a CDS encoding DUF3467 domain-containing protein yields MENFNKNNEIQIELSDEIAQGIYSNLAIISHSSSEFVVDFVRIVPGVPKAKVKSRIILTPEHAKRLLMALKDNIDKFEQQNGSIRIQGDPGFLPPIGGIGQA; encoded by the coding sequence ATGGAAAATTTCAATAAGAACAACGAAATACAGATTGAATTAAGTGATGAAATTGCACAGGGGATTTACTCCAATCTGGCAATTATATCGCATTCCTCGTCGGAATTTGTTGTTGATTTTGTCCGTATTGTCCCGGGTGTGCCTAAAGCGAAAGTCAAATCGAGAATCATACTCACGCCTGAACATGCGAAGAGGTTACTGATGGCATTGAAAGATAATATCGATAAATTTGAGCAGCAGAACGGGTCGATCAGGATTCAGGGCGATCCTGGTTTCTTGCCGCCCATAGGTGGGATAGGGCAGGCTTAG